In Campylobacter sp. VBCF_01 NA2, one DNA window encodes the following:
- a CDS encoding HIT family protein: protein MDYICAPWRSDYFTEKRSGCPFCDAAKAKKGEKCVGVVFRAKFCFGLMNLYPYNPGAFMVIPYEHTDNIENLPLEAWLEMSEYIQKGVRVLKTALGAKGVNIGMNLGSAAGAGIAEHVHYHLVPRWERDTNFITTIANVRINGVSFAPLYEKIKAGFENLNKD from the coding sequence ATGGATTATATTTGCGCGCCGTGGAGAAGTGATTATTTTACCGAAAAACGCAGCGGTTGCCCATTTTGCGATGCAGCAAAGGCAAAAAAGGGAGAAAAGTGCGTAGGCGTGGTATTTCGCGCTAAATTTTGCTTCGGGCTTATGAATTTATATCCATACAATCCTGGGGCTTTTATGGTGATTCCTTACGAGCACACCGATAATATCGAGAATTTACCGCTAGAAGCGTGGTTAGAGATGAGCGAATATATCCAAAAGGGCGTGCGAGTGCTAAAAACCGCTCTTGGCGCAAAGGGGGTAAATATCGGTATGAATCTAGGCTCCGCTGCTGGGGCTGGGATAGCCGAGCATGTGCATTATCATCTAGTTCCGCGCTGGGAAAGGGATACGAATTTTATAACAACTATCGCAAATGTGCGAATTAACGGCGTCAGCTTCGCCCCGCTTTATGAAAAGATAAAAGCTGGATTTGAAAATTTGAATAAGGATTAA
- the tsaD gene encoding tRNA (adenosine(37)-N6)-threonylcarbamoyltransferase complex transferase subunit TsaD, whose product MILAIESSCDDSSIAVLNSSNFALEFYEKISQELEHSKYGGVVPELAARLHTEALPRILERAKPFFGSLKAVAVTHAPGLSVSLIGGVNMAKTLSLALNLPLIGVNHLIGHIYSLFLDKEAEFPLGVLLVSGGHTMILDIDANGAISVLASTSDDSFGETFDKCAKMLGLGYPGGAIIENLAKNGTPKFNFPVPLKGDKRLEYSFSGLKNAVRVQIEKIKANGDLSEQDKCDIAYAFQKSACEHIMDKLSRVFDERKFRRFGVVGGASANLYLRQNLANLCDAHECELLFAPLKFCSDNAAMIARAGLEKYRKQSFIAPQNLQIIPSLNLNSAFE is encoded by the coding sequence ATGATTTTAGCCATTGAAAGTAGCTGTGATGACAGCTCGATTGCTGTGCTAAACAGCTCGAATTTCGCATTAGAGTTTTACGAAAAAATCTCCCAAGAACTCGAACACTCCAAATACGGCGGTGTCGTGCCAGAACTAGCTGCGCGTCTTCACACAGAAGCACTGCCTCGCATTTTAGAGCGCGCAAAGCCCTTTTTTGGCTCTCTTAAAGCCGTCGCCGTAACGCACGCACCGGGCCTTAGCGTGAGTTTGATAGGGGGCGTGAATATGGCAAAAACTCTTAGCCTTGCGCTAAATTTGCCACTAATTGGCGTAAATCACCTAATCGGGCATATTTATTCGCTATTTTTGGACAAAGAAGCAGAATTTCCGCTTGGGGTTTTGCTAGTAAGTGGCGGGCACACGATGATTCTTGATATTGACGCAAATGGCGCAATCAGCGTGCTTGCAAGCACCAGCGATGATAGCTTTGGCGAAACATTTGACAAGTGCGCTAAAATGCTAGGACTTGGCTATCCAGGTGGCGCGATAATCGAAAATTTAGCCAAAAATGGCACGCCTAAATTTAACTTTCCAGTGCCTTTAAAAGGCGATAAACGCTTAGAATACAGCTTCTCAGGCCTTAAAAATGCCGTTCGAGTGCAAATCGAAAAAATTAAGGCAAATGGCGATTTAAGCGAACAAGATAAGTGCGATATCGCTTATGCGTTTCAAAAAAGTGCTTGCGAGCATATCATGGATAAACTCTCGCGGGTCTTTGATGAGCGCAAATTTAGGCGTTTTGGCGTCGTGGGCGGGGCTAGTGCGAATCTGTATTTGCGCCAAAATTTGGCAAATTTATGCGACGCGCACGAGTGCGAACTTTTATTTGCGCCACTGAAATTTTGCTCGGATAACGCCGCGATGATAGCGCGCGCAGGTTTAGAGAAATACCGCAAACAAAGCTTTATCGCACCGCAAAATTTGCAAATTATCCCAAGCCTAAATTTAAACTCCGCATTTGAGTGA
- a CDS encoding tetratricopeptide repeat protein, whose amino-acid sequence MYWGKILTAFLALGALNLGASETKSDAIKDMNKSSVITNTAPVPEKNASEEMTQKATTPQKLKEAMKAYDEAELNFDLLTALELANKDPQSAMKLYEKAFLKTNSQVYLLEALKLAFFLKDSKATARYLALGDKILADDSEYLRVKVGYYMGQGEILKANTTALHLANLEVNSRNYSILGATYYAMDNFALAKQYFEKAYELEKSEENLIRLSDVLLNRLDSSDAAVRIMETHRRIYGCASGMVCEVLADVYRMQKKYFEVAKLDEALYESKKNTKFLDDMIGIYYYMKEFDKIIEILQKYDYKKDLIMDAYAQKKDFATAMRLAREEFSKTENYDYLANEAIYLYESFGDKKTAAQINEVVAKFENIASKLKDPVHLNYYGYILIDHDLDIKKGIDYVERALKDEPNSVYYIDSLAWGFYKLGECEKAKEWMDKIKDDEFYTSDEGKGHVSAIEKCVIDKNIQKIGEIAGGIKAQK is encoded by the coding sequence ATGTATTGGGGTAAAATTTTAACCGCTTTTTTGGCTCTTGGTGCCCTAAATTTGGGCGCTAGCGAAACTAAAAGCGATGCGATAAAAGATATGAATAAAAGCTCGGTTATCACAAATACTGCGCCGGTACCCGAGAAAAACGCTAGTGAAGAGATGACGCAAAAGGCCACCACACCGCAAAAGCTAAAAGAGGCGATGAAGGCTTACGATGAGGCTGAGCTGAATTTCGATCTGCTAACTGCGCTAGAACTAGCCAACAAAGACCCGCAAAGCGCGATGAAGCTTTACGAAAAGGCCTTTTTAAAGACAAATTCGCAGGTGTATTTGCTAGAAGCCTTAAAGCTTGCGTTTTTCTTAAAAGATAGCAAAGCAACCGCGCGCTACCTAGCTTTGGGCGATAAAATTTTGGCTGATGATAGCGAGTATTTGCGCGTAAAAGTGGGGTATTATATGGGGCAGGGAGAGATACTCAAAGCCAACACTACCGCGCTTCATTTAGCAAATTTAGAGGTAAATTCGAGAAATTATTCGATTTTGGGCGCGACATATTATGCTATGGATAATTTCGCCCTAGCCAAGCAGTATTTTGAAAAGGCCTATGAGCTGGAAAAATCAGAGGAAAATTTAATCCGCCTTAGCGATGTGCTTTTAAATAGGCTTGATAGTAGCGACGCTGCGGTGCGTATCATGGAGACGCATAGGCGAATTTACGGGTGCGCTAGCGGTATGGTGTGCGAGGTTTTGGCTGATGTGTATCGTATGCAAAAAAAATACTTCGAGGTCGCCAAACTCGATGAGGCGCTGTATGAGAGCAAAAAAAATACAAAATTCCTAGACGATATGATTGGGATTTATTATTATATGAAGGAATTTGATAAAATCATCGAAATTTTGCAAAAATACGATTATAAAAAAGATCTCATAATGGACGCTTACGCTCAGAAAAAGGACTTCGCCACAGCCATGAGATTAGCGCGCGAGGAGTTTTCGAAAACCGAAAATTACGATTATTTGGCGAACGAGGCGATTTATCTGTATGAATCTTTTGGTGATAAAAAAACAGCCGCTCAGATTAACGAAGTCGTGGCGAAATTTGAAAACATAGCTAGCAAGCTAAAAGATCCGGTGCATTTGAATTACTACGGATATATTTTAATCGATCATGATTTGGATATCAAAAAGGGCATTGATTATGTCGAGCGCGCCCTAAAAGACGAGCCAAATTCGGTTTATTACATAGACTCGCTAGCGTGGGGGTTTTATAAACTTGGCGAGTGCGAAAAAGCCAAAGAGTGGATGGATAAGATAAAAGACGATGAGTTTTACACCAGCGACGAGGGCAAGGGGCATGTAAGCGCGATAGAAAAATGTGTGATAGATAAAAATATCCAAAAAATAGGCGAAATCGCAGGCGGAATAAAGGCGCAAAAATGA
- the ybeY gene encoding rRNA maturation RNase YbeY, with protein MILCEENYPKILDEILATLSAGAVELLFVRSEEMREINKSARGVDKTTDVLSFPLEIVPGGANTAPIGSVVINLDLVEQKALEFSHCNNDEIALLFTHGLLHILGFDHEIDNGEMREKECEIIAKFGLPKSLIVRTLE; from the coding sequence TTGATACTTTGTGAAGAAAATTACCCAAAAATTTTGGACGAAATTTTAGCCACGCTTAGCGCGGGTGCGGTCGAGCTACTCTTCGTGCGAAGCGAAGAAATGCGCGAAATCAACAAAAGCGCGCGCGGGGTCGATAAAACCACCGATGTGCTTAGTTTTCCGCTCGAAATTGTGCCAGGTGGTGCGAATACTGCCCCGATAGGCTCTGTTGTGATAAATTTGGATTTAGTAGAGCAAAAAGCGTTAGAATTTTCGCACTGCAATAACGATGAAATCGCGCTTTTATTCACACATGGACTTTTGCATATTTTGGGTTTTGATCACGAAATCGATAATGGGGAAATGCGCGAAAAAGAGTGCGAAATCATCGCTAAATTTGGGCTTCCAAAAAGCCTAATCGTGCGAACGCTGGAATAA
- the lgt gene encoding prolipoprotein diacylglyceryl transferase, which translates to MEFWNHIYEKFDPVAFSIAGFSVHWYGIMYVLALLIALFMAKWIAKRDGLKFSSAVLDNYFIWVEIGVILGARLGYIAIYSGEALWYFTHPWQIFNPFYNGEFIGIRGMSYHGAVVGFIIATIAFCRRHAQNQWALLDLVALSVPLGYFFGRIGNFLNQELIGRATDVSWGIFVDGVLRHPSQIYEGLLEGILIFVILFFSRKFKKFDGELICNYAILYTFMRFVSEFFREPDAGIGFVIAGFSMGQILSLVMFLAGVILKISLKFQLIGRN; encoded by the coding sequence TTGGAATTTTGGAACCACATTTACGAAAAATTTGACCCGGTTGCGTTTAGCATCGCCGGTTTTAGCGTGCATTGGTATGGCATAATGTATGTTTTGGCGCTGCTAATCGCACTCTTTATGGCCAAATGGATTGCTAAGCGCGACGGACTGAAATTTAGCAGTGCGGTGCTGGATAATTATTTCATCTGGGTCGAAATCGGCGTGATTTTGGGCGCTAGGCTCGGATATATCGCGATTTATTCAGGCGAGGCGCTGTGGTATTTCACTCACCCATGGCAAATTTTCAACCCCTTTTATAACGGCGAATTTATCGGAATTCGCGGTATGAGCTACCATGGGGCAGTGGTTGGATTTATCATCGCCACAATAGCGTTTTGTCGTCGCCACGCCCAAAACCAGTGGGCGCTGCTCGATCTTGTCGCGCTTAGTGTGCCGCTTGGGTATTTTTTCGGGCGGATTGGAAATTTTTTGAACCAAGAGCTAATCGGACGCGCAACCGATGTGAGCTGGGGGATTTTTGTTGATGGCGTGCTTCGCCACCCTAGCCAAATTTATGAGGGTTTGCTTGAAGGAATTTTGATTTTTGTGATTTTATTTTTTAGCAGGAAATTTAAGAAATTCGACGGCGAACTGATTTGCAACTACGCTATTTTATACACATTTATGCGCTTTGTGAGTGAATTTTTCAGAGAACCAGACGCTGGGATTGGGTTTGTAATCGCTGGATTTTCAATGGGGCAAATTTTATCGCTCGTTATGTTTTTGGCGGGCGTTATATTAAAAATTTCTTTGAAATTTCAACTAATAGGGCGTAATTAA
- a CDS encoding bifunctional 3,4-dihydroxy-2-butanone 4-phosphate synthase/GTP cyclohydrolase II, translating into MVSVEQAIQDMKNGKMIVMVDDVDRENEGDLIFPATFTSAEKVNFAITHARGVVCVALDEEIAKRLDLPLMVDKNTSSHETAFTITIDAKDATTGVSAYERNMTIELMARPNSTPSDFVRPGHINPLIAKKGGVLVRTGHTEGSVDLCKLAGIAPSAVICEIVNEDGTMARRDDLEKFCEKFGINMISIAQIVEYRLKNETLVKFGDFSEGKICGKPCRVCEITDHDDNAHKVFIFGEIGEICNVKFHKISTDLEFMQDENYDDFMQNLEILSASGGVIVALNSASHKGDFKSYGIGAQILAHLGIKKIKILSNSSPKEYAGLSGFGIDIV; encoded by the coding sequence ATGGTAAGTGTAGAACAAGCTATACAAGATATGAAAAATGGCAAGATGATTGTCATGGTCGATGATGTTGATCGCGAAAATGAGGGCGATTTGATTTTTCCTGCGACTTTTACGAGCGCAGAGAAGGTAAATTTCGCTATCACACACGCTCGTGGCGTGGTTTGCGTGGCATTGGACGAGGAAATCGCCAAAAGGCTAGATTTGCCCCTAATGGTCGATAAAAACACATCCTCGCACGAGACGGCATTTACTATCACAATCGACGCAAAAGACGCAACCACGGGCGTTAGCGCGTATGAGCGAAATATGACAATCGAGCTTATGGCGCGCCCAAACTCCACCCCAAGCGACTTCGTGCGCCCTGGCCACATAAATCCGCTCATCGCTAAAAAAGGCGGAGTGCTCGTGCGCACAGGCCACACTGAGGGCTCTGTGGATTTGTGCAAGCTCGCTGGAATCGCGCCAAGTGCGGTGATTTGCGAGATCGTAAATGAAGACGGCACAATGGCGAGGCGCGATGATTTGGAGAAATTCTGCGAAAAATTTGGCATAAATATGATTTCAATCGCCCAAATCGTCGAATACAGATTAAAAAACGAAACTTTGGTTAAATTTGGCGATTTTAGCGAGGGTAAAATTTGCGGTAAGCCTTGCAGAGTTTGCGAAATCACAGACCACGATGACAACGCTCACAAAGTCTTTATTTTCGGCGAAATTGGGGAAATTTGCAATGTAAAATTTCATAAAATTTCAACCGATTTAGAATTTATGCAAGATGAAAATTACGATGATTTTATGCAAAATTTAGAAATTTTAAGCGCGAGCGGTGGCGTGATTGTGGCGCTAAATTCGGCTTCGCACAAGGGCGATTTCAAAAGCTATGGTATCGGGGCACAGATTTTAGCGCATTTGGGGATTAAAAAAATCAAAATTCTTTCAAATTCCAGCCCGAAAGAATACGCTGGACTTAGTGGATTTGGGATAGATATAGTTTGA
- a CDS encoding tRNA1(Val) (adenine(37)-N6)-methyltransferase codes for MRLFQLKSGYRYTSDTIFLWNFICENWLNSRATNSLKILDVGAGCGILGLMLKRDFPNLDLSLLEIQEQNLEILRKNCKQNSLQAQILHENFANFKSEQRFDLIVSNPPFYREKILTSQNSHIALSKSATSLSLSDFVRVSNTHLKPKGALIFCYEAGKIAQICEILQSYKLNLTKLAFIYPNENKPAKLALFLAQKSSHSLCEICAPIYTFLNGEKSKITAKIYEKANLESVDIE; via the coding sequence ATGAGACTTTTCCAGCTAAAAAGTGGGTATCGCTACACCAGCGATACCATTTTTTTATGGAATTTTATCTGCGAAAACTGGCTTAACTCTCGCGCCACAAATTCTCTTAAAATTTTAGATGTTGGGGCAGGATGCGGGATTTTGGGGCTGATGTTGAAGCGGGATTTTCCAAATTTAGATTTAAGCTTGCTTGAAATCCAAGAGCAAAATTTAGAAATTTTGCGTAAAAATTGCAAGCAAAATTCATTACAGGCTCAAATTTTGCACGAAAATTTCGCAAATTTTAAAAGCGAGCAAAGATTTGATTTAATCGTTTCAAATCCGCCATTTTACAGGGAAAAAATCCTAACTAGCCAAAATTCGCACATCGCGCTAAGCAAAAGCGCCACAAGCCTAAGCCTTAGCGATTTCGTGCGTGTTAGCAACACTCATTTAAAGCCAAAAGGCGCGCTAATTTTTTGCTACGAGGCGGGCAAAATCGCGCAAATTTGCGAAATTTTGCAAAGTTATAAGCTAAATTTGACAAAGCTTGCTTTCATCTATCCTAACGAAAACAAGCCTGCCAAACTCGCACTTTTTTTGGCGCAAAAAAGTTCGCACTCACTTTGTGAAATTTGTGCGCCGATTTATACATTTCTTAATGGTGAAAAAAGTAAAATAACGGCTAAAATTTATGAAAAAGCCAATTTAGAAAGTGTCGATATTGAGTAG
- a CDS encoding NAD(P)-binding domain-containing protein gives MINVYDVVVIGGGPCGIAAVVEAKRKGVAKVLLLEKGDNHSQTIRQFYKDKKRVDKEYKGMDSETKGTISFETGTKESVLDYFDSLLDHGDIDIYFNSEVEKVEKKEGGLFCITTASAGFVARNVIISIGRMGKPNKPSYKIPPSITQRVNFNLDKCSVNEKVLVVGGGNSAAEYALSLCKTNTVTLCYRKESFTRLNEINEEDIKKEARNGDIILRLGLDIEALENESGKVLVKFTNGMELVYDRIIYAIGGTSPVDFLKKCGVEFDENGVPSVDERCETATKGLFVGGDLITRNGGSIVVAFNHAHTIVENLHL, from the coding sequence ATGATAAATGTTTATGATGTAGTTGTCATCGGTGGCGGTCCTTGCGGAATCGCGGCTGTGGTCGAGGCCAAAAGAAAAGGCGTAGCCAAGGTGCTTTTGCTAGAAAAAGGCGATAATCACTCTCAAACAATCAGACAATTTTACAAAGACAAAAAACGCGTAGATAAAGAATACAAGGGCATGGATAGCGAGACAAAGGGCACGATTAGCTTCGAGACTGGCACGAAAGAGAGCGTGCTTGATTATTTCGATAGCTTGCTAGATCATGGCGATATCGATATTTACTTCAATAGCGAGGTCGAAAAGGTCGAGAAAAAAGAAGGCGGGCTATTTTGCATAACCACAGCCTCAGCTGGCTTTGTAGCGCGCAATGTCATCATCTCAATCGGCCGTATGGGCAAACCAAACAAACCAAGCTACAAAATCCCGCCTTCAATCACACAAAGGGTAAATTTCAACCTCGATAAATGTAGCGTCAATGAAAAAGTCCTAGTCGTGGGCGGTGGCAACTCAGCCGCCGAATACGCACTCTCGCTATGCAAAACAAACACCGTTACCCTATGCTACCGCAAAGAGAGCTTTACTAGACTAAATGAAATCAACGAAGAAGATATCAAAAAAGAGGCCAGAAATGGCGACATTATTTTGCGCCTTGGGCTTGATATCGAAGCGCTAGAAAACGAAAGTGGCAAGGTGCTAGTGAAATTCACAAACGGTATGGAGTTAGTTTATGATCGCATAATCTATGCAATCGGTGGCACGAGCCCTGTGGATTTCCTTAAAAAATGTGGCGTAGAATTCGACGAAAACGGCGTGCCAAGCGTCGATGAGAGGTGCGAAACAGCCACAAAAGGGCTTTTTGTGGGTGGAGATTTGATCACTAGAAACGGCGGTTCGATCGTCGTAGCCTTCAACCACGCTCACACAATCGTAGAAAATCTGCATTTATGA
- the queC gene encoding 7-cyano-7-deazaguanine synthase QueC: MDSATCAYIAKNSGYEVVGVHFDYAQRTQDKERECFERICDDLGVTRRYTLDARFIAQIGANSLTDTSLSVRKGANIDKSEIPNTYVPFRNGVFLSIAGALAEREGCDAIFIGVVQEDSSGYPDCTAEFIAKMQSAINAGTSPNFSVEIKTPLVHLNKGEIVARALENGVNLGLTWSCYTNSHKACGVCDSCQLRLNGFAKAGVKDPIEYEIEI; the protein is encoded by the coding sequence ATGGATAGCGCGACTTGCGCGTATATCGCCAAAAATTCAGGCTATGAGGTCGTTGGAGTGCATTTTGATTATGCTCAGCGCACGCAGGATAAAGAGCGCGAGTGTTTCGAGAGAATTTGCGATGATTTGGGCGTTACGAGGCGATACACGCTGGATGCTAGATTTATCGCGCAAATCGGCGCAAACTCGCTTACAGATACGAGCCTTAGCGTGCGAAAGGGCGCAAACATCGACAAATCCGAGATCCCAAACACCTATGTGCCGTTTCGAAACGGCGTGTTTTTGAGTATCGCGGGCGCGCTTGCCGAGCGTGAGGGGTGTGATGCGATTTTCATCGGCGTGGTGCAGGAGGATAGCAGCGGATATCCTGATTGCACGGCGGAATTTATCGCAAAAATGCAAAGCGCGATAAATGCGGGCACTTCGCCGAATTTTAGCGTGGAGATTAAAACGCCTTTGGTGCATTTAAACAAGGGCGAGATTGTGGCGCGTGCGCTTGAAAACGGCGTAAATTTGGGGCTTACTTGGAGCTGTTACACAAACTCGCACAAGGCTTGTGGCGTGTGTGATAGCTGTCAATTGCGCCTAAATGGCTTTGCAAAAGCCGGCGTAAAAGATCCAATCGAGTATGAAATCGAAATTTAA
- the trpC gene encoding indole-3-glycerol phosphate synthase TrpC: MILDEILEKTREDLARRKEKFSFDMLGRTLSANPMIPRDAKNALKSTPDNPLRIIAEVKKASPSKGIIREDFDPLKIAMEYEKAGASAFSILTEPHYFKGDISYISQIRRYTNTPILRKDFIIDEYQILEALVYGADFVLLIAKALEQKELKRLLEFARHLGLEALFEIHDKDDLKKAIFAGADIIGINHRNLQTFEVDLSLSANLIPLIPNGKIIVAESGLGSHEQLLELSARGVDAFLIGESFMRQDDVGVALRAVKFGEK, encoded by the coding sequence ATGATTTTAGATGAAATTTTAGAAAAAACGCGCGAGGATTTAGCTAGGCGCAAAGAAAAATTTAGCTTTGATATGCTTGGTCGCACGCTAAGTGCTAATCCCATGATACCGCGCGACGCGAAAAACGCGCTAAAAAGCACCCCGGATAATCCGCTTCGCATAATCGCAGAGGTGAAAAAAGCAAGCCCTAGCAAGGGCATTATCAGAGAGGATTTCGATCCGCTTAAAATCGCTATGGAGTATGAAAAGGCGGGTGCGAGTGCGTTTTCTATTTTGACTGAGCCACACTATTTTAAGGGCGATATTAGCTATATTTCGCAAATCAGGCGCTACACAAACACGCCGATTTTGCGCAAAGATTTTATAATCGATGAGTATCAAATCCTAGAAGCGCTCGTGTATGGGGCGGATTTTGTGCTTTTAATTGCAAAGGCTTTGGAGCAAAAAGAGCTTAAAAGACTTTTGGAATTTGCTAGGCATTTGGGGCTTGAAGCGCTTTTTGAAATTCACGATAAAGATGATTTGAAAAAGGCGATTTTCGCAGGGGCTGATATAATCGGCATAAATCATCGAAATTTGCAGACTTTCGAGGTTGATTTGAGCTTATCGGCAAATTTAATCCCGCTTATCCCAAATGGCAAAATTATCGTCGCAGAAAGTGGGCTAGGCTCGCACGAACAGCTACTCGAATTAAGCGCACGCGGGGTCGATGCGTTTTTAATCGGCGAGAGTTTTATGCGCCAAGATGATGTTGGTGTGGCGCTTAGAGCAGTGAAATTTGGCGAAAAATAG
- a CDS encoding YkgJ family cysteine cluster protein, translated as MLSSEFDYTFDSSACESCGGKCCTGESGYIWINDAEIEKLSEFMGIDKANFIRVFLERVGNKFSIKEKPYLDGMACVFFDEKHRNCGIYEYRPNQCRTFPFWDYFKEHKDELEKECIGVKF; from the coding sequence ATATTGAGTAGTGAGTTTGACTATACCTTCGATAGTAGCGCCTGCGAAAGCTGCGGTGGCAAGTGTTGCACGGGCGAGAGCGGATATATTTGGATAAATGACGCAGAAATCGAGAAACTCAGCGAATTTATGGGGATAGATAAGGCAAATTTTATCCGCGTATTTTTAGAGCGAGTTGGGAATAAATTTAGCATAAAAGAAAAACCATACCTTGACGGTATGGCGTGTGTGTTTTTTGACGAAAAGCACCGAAACTGCGGGATTTATGAATACAGACCAAATCAATGTAGAACCTTTCCATTTTGGGATTATTTCAAAGAGCATAAAGATGAATTGGAGAAAGAATGTATTGGGGTAAAATTTTAA
- a CDS encoding DNA polymerase Y family protein: MIVHIDLDCFFVSVARLINPALSGLPVAVIGGNNEEIFANKDEGFGAKFHFDESAQNFKIQAQKEQNLQNFADEQKRLKSLQKGVVLSASYEARKFGVHSAQPLKMALLACPELVLDAAKHGVYGKISNQIHKFLLNFTPEIEKFSVDEFFLDLRGTKYNENAREFALFLQSEIKAKFGLPSSVGLSEAKFIAKLATDLAKPFGVREIPISRLKTELRDVEISKFPGVGKSMQKTLAKYGIKSIGDAWGHREIFEKMGKNGEQIFAQISGDTSERVQVSRERKSIGLGRSFEPCFDRDEIKRRIKILSRHLASEVLEGGLNPLTYEVKIRYKSRDESSKRLSQHRPFSLDLLDETALLLFEAIDVHRGDAISHVSLNLSNFGANSAECATLLFDEIDKKRQNLDKSMNQIWSKFGVEKIKKASEI, translated from the coding sequence TTGATAGTCCATATCGATTTAGACTGCTTTTTCGTATCTGTCGCAAGGCTGATAAATCCCGCTCTTAGCGGACTTCCTGTCGCAGTTATCGGCGGAAATAATGAGGAAATTTTTGCTAATAAAGATGAGGGTTTTGGGGCGAAATTTCACTTCGATGAGAGCGCGCAAAATTTTAAAATTCAAGCCCAAAAAGAGCAAAATTTGCAAAATTTTGCCGATGAGCAAAAGAGGCTAAAATCCTTGCAAAAAGGTGTGGTTTTAAGCGCTAGTTACGAGGCTAGAAAATTTGGCGTGCATTCAGCACAACCCCTAAAAATGGCGCTTCTAGCCTGTCCGGAGCTAGTGCTGGACGCGGCAAAGCACGGCGTGTATGGCAAGATTTCAAACCAAATTCATAAATTTTTGCTAAATTTCACGCCAGAAATCGAAAAATTTAGCGTTGATGAGTTTTTTTTGGATTTGCGTGGCACGAAATACAACGAAAACGCGCGCGAGTTTGCGCTCTTTTTGCAAAGCGAAATCAAGGCGAAATTCGGGCTTCCTAGCAGTGTGGGGCTAAGTGAGGCGAAATTTATCGCTAAGCTTGCCACCGATTTAGCCAAGCCTTTCGGGGTGCGTGAGATACCCATCTCGCGCCTTAAAACCGAGCTTAGAGATGTCGAAATTTCAAAATTTCCAGGTGTGGGAAAATCTATGCAAAAAACGCTCGCAAAATACGGGATTAAAAGCATTGGCGACGCGTGGGGACATAGGGAAATTTTCGAAAAAATGGGCAAAAACGGCGAGCAAATTTTCGCTCAAATCAGTGGCGATACGAGCGAGCGGGTGCAGGTTAGCAGGGAGCGCAAAAGTATCGGTCTTGGGCGCAGTTTCGAGCCGTGCTTCGATAGGGACGAGATCAAAAGGCGCATTAAAATCCTCTCTCGCCACCTAGCTAGCGAGGTTTTAGAGGGTGGGCTAAATCCACTTACTTACGAGGTCAAAATCCGCTACAAATCGCGCGATGAGAGCTCTAAAAGGCTTAGTCAGCACAGGCCTTTTAGCCTAGATTTGCTCGATGAGACGGCACTTTTGCTTTTCGAGGCTATTGATGTGCATAGGGGCGATGCGATAAGTCATGTGTCGCTAAATTTGTCAAATTTTGGCGCAAATAGCGCAGAGTGTGCGACGCTGCTTTTCGATGAAATCGATAAAAAACGCCAAAATTTAGATAAATCAATGAATCAAATTTGGTCAAAATTTGGTGTGGAAAAAATTAAAAAAGCTAGTGAAATTTAA